Proteins from a genomic interval of Anas platyrhynchos isolate ZD024472 breed Pekin duck chromosome 4, IASCAAS_PekinDuck_T2T, whole genome shotgun sequence:
- the ZAR1 gene encoding zygote arrest protein 1: MSEEAMESYLYAAYPPYSYRYPQPKGKAGAAGGWRPRGGGYFSAYGEAAAAAAEYFDNYQRAQLKAILSQVNPNLTPRLRKANTKEVGVQVNPRQDASVQCSLGPRTLLRRRPGPAARLREADPEQDAERDAERYPEQEQGSPATTSTRAVRFPRTIAVYSPVASRRLTAFLEEPEQEPPAAGEEAAEKQRREAEAAAVRASWEKPPEGEGEAKAEAEPLEQRPAAAPGPEGSREKEEKEQEKEEKEQEARAEPPAAAQKREAAPGKTRLRFQFLEQKYGYYHCKDCNIRWESAYVWCVQGTNKVYFRQFCRTCQKSYNPYRVEDITCQSCKQTRCTCPVKLRHVDPKRPHRQDLCGRCKGKRLSCDSTFSFKYII; the protein is encoded by the exons ATGTCGGAGGAGGCAATGGAGAGCTACCTGTACGCCGCCTACCCGCCCTACTCCTACCGCTACCCGCAGCCCAAGGGCAaggcgggggctgcgggcggctggcggccccgggggggcggcTACTTCTCGGCTtacggggaggcggcggcggcggcggccgagTACTTCGACAACTACCAGCGGGCGCAGCTGAAGGCCATCCTGTCGCAGGTGAACCCCAACCTGACGCCGCGGCTCCGCAAGGCCAACACCAAGGAGGTGGGCGTGCAGGTGAACCCGCGGCAGGACGCCTCGGTGCAGTGCTCGCTGGGGCCCCGCACGCTGCTCCgccgccggcccggccccgccgccaggCTCCGCGAAGCTGATCCGGAGCAGGATGCGGAGCGGGATGCGGAGCGGTACccggagcaggagcagggcagccccgccaccaccagcacccGCGCCGTGCGCTTCCCCCGCACCATCGCCGTCTACTCGCCCGTGGCGTCCCGCAGGCTCACCGCCTTCCTGGAGGAGCCCGAGCaggagccccccgccgccggggAGGAGGCGGCCGAGAAGCAGCGGCGGGAGGCGGAGGCGGCCGCCGTGCGGGCCAGCTGGGAGAAGCCCCCCGAGGGTGAGGGCGAGGCCAAGGCTGAGGCTGAGCCGCTGGAGCAGCGCCCGGCCGCTGCCCCGGGGCCGGAGGGGAGccgggagaaggaggagaaggagcaggagaaggaggagaaggagcaggaggCGCGGGCAGAGCCGCCGGCAGCCGCCCAGAAGCGGGAGGCGGCCCCGGGCAAGACCCGGCTGCGCTTCCAG TTCCTGGAGCAGAAGTACGGCTACTACCACTGCAAGGACTGCAACATCCGCTGGGAGAGCGCCTACGTCTGGTGCGTGCAGGGCACCAACAAG gtctATTTCCGCCAGTTCTGCCGGACCTGCCAGAAGTCCTACAACCCGTACCGCGTGGAGGACATCACCTGCCAG AGCTGCAAGCAGACGAGGTGCACCTGCCCCGTGAAGCTGCGCCACGTGGACCCCAAGAGGCCCCACCGCCAGGACCTCTGCGGGAGGTGCAAGGGGAAACGCCTCTCCTGCGACAGCACCTTCAGCTTCAAGTACATTATCTGA
- the SLC10A4 gene encoding sodium/bile acid cotransporter 4 gives MAGSEQPPAAAGTDGGLGDRSLSQGLSVLVGLALCVTMLGLGCAVELGQLGQQLRRPVGVLLALLGQFVAMPLLAFLLALLFALDEVAAVAVLLCGCCPGGNLSNLMSVLVDGDMNLSIIMTASSTLLALFLMPLCLWVYSRHWINTALVQLLPLGAVSLTLGSTLLPIGLGVLIRYRHPRAADLLVKISLWSLLVTLVILFILTGTMLGPELMAHIPASVYAIAVLMPLAGYALGYGLATVFKMPPHCRRTVSLETGCQNVQLCTAILKLTFPPQLIGSMYMFPLLYALFQSAEAGLFVLAYKMYGRDSYKQEALGEEEDTDISYKKLKEEEVADTSYGTVTAEERGLVPMEPTQTAL, from the exons ATGGCCGGCTCGGAGCAGCCCCCGGCGGCGGCCGGGACCGACGGGGGGCTCGGGGACCGCTCCCTGAGCCAGGGCTTGAGCGTGCTGGTGGGGCTGGCGCTGTGCGTGAccatgctggggctgggctgcgccgtggagctggggcagctgggccagcagctgcggCGGCCCgtgggggtgctgctggcgcTGCTGGGGCAGTTCGTGGCCATGCCGCTGCTGGCCTTCCTCCTCGCCCTCCTCTTCGCCCTGGACGAGGTGGCGGCCGTGGCCGTGCTGCTGTGCGGCTGCTGCCCCGGGGGAAACCTCTCCAACCTCATGTCGGTGCTCGTCGACGGGGACATGAACCTCAG CATTATCATGACCGCCTCGTCCACGCTGCTGGCCCTGTTCCTGATGCCGCTGTGCCTCTGGGTGTACAGCCGCCACTGGATCAACACGGCGCTGGtgcagctgctgcccctgggggcAGTGAGCCTGACGCtgggcagcaccctgctgcccaTCGGCCTGGGGGTGCTCATCCGATACCGGCACCCCCGCGCCGCCGACCTGCTGGTTAAG ATCTCCCTGTGGTCCCTCCTGGTGACTCTGGTGATCCTGTTCATCCTGACGGGGACCATGCTGGGACCAGAGCTGATGGCACACATTCCTGCATCCGTCTACGCCATCGCGGTGCTGATGCCTCTGGCGGGGTACGCCTTGGGATACGGCTTAGCCACCGTCTTTAAAATGCCCCCGCACTGCAGGAGAACGGTCTCGTTGGAAACAGGGTGCCAAAACGTCCAGCTCTGCACCGCCATCCTAAAACTCACCTTCCCCCCGCAGCTCATAGGGAGCATGTACATGTTCCCCTTGCTTTACGCGCTGTTTCAGTCGGCAGAAGCGGGACTCTTTGTGCTGGCGTACAAGATGTACGGGAGAGACAGCTACAAACAAGAGGCGCTCGGCGAAGAGGAAGACACGGATATTTCCTACAAGAAGCTGAAAGAAGAGGAGGTGGCCGACACCTCGTACGGCACGGTGACCGCAGAGGAGCGCGGCTTGGTTCCGATGGAGCCGACGCAGACCGCGCTTTAG